From Musa acuminata AAA Group cultivar baxijiao chromosome BXJ3-8, Cavendish_Baxijiao_AAA, whole genome shotgun sequence, one genomic window encodes:
- the LOC103995167 gene encoding uncharacterized protein LOC103995167: protein MSSSPVDASASDASSMPQKRFSNLRSVRWRIDLGVLPSSPPASIDDIRRVTADTRRRYANLRHRLLIDHHSPKNGKASPDLTVDNPLSQNPDSNWGRFFSYAELGKMIDQDLSRLYPEHSGYFHTPICQALLRRVLLLWCLRHPEYGYRQGMHELLAPLVYVLHFDLDHLTQVQKLYEDLFSDEFDKISFPEGDFLSSHRIRRVNNWESGIEIENNLYKICNDHSLDELDPDTREMLLLSDSYGAEGELGVILSERFMEHDAYFMFENLMFGAQGVVSMASFFSPVAGSNSNLPPVIEASSALYYLLSNVDSSLHSHLVELEVEPQYFALRWLRVLFGREFCLDDLLVIWDELFYSSNSRYIDNDVEFNFEVLCSPRGAFIAALAVSMLLYVRSSLLATETATTCLQRLLSFPQNPDMKKLIEQAKSLQVLALESNILSSPCQTYSNKNQLMISRGYSLPSASALAKTSLNVIPDRYWEEQWRVLHKDEELRKQSNGHSSSSGIMKKILTKRLSFSRTNSEPFEGNNAHALSSVRRRLFGDSSVVIEVAKDHVKSECNESPVISDNLNVGKGFPEELADQRTSNCMVEETLLSGHNALVVSTPTSPHDIGNDHENESEKSSITSNSFLGDNDEETISMEESCSQNKQDEESTNMEEPCCQNLDKQLAQDAEATSSGDVDSIPEQIAAPKDRKPFAGKFQWLWRFGRGSKEENQESKISQNAGHIEKDSFDISHCDGTYTSCGINKRTEVGDKKVMDTIRNLGQSMLEHIQVIETVFQQDKSKFDSFDNLSNNILGGKGQGTAIAALKELRKISSLLREM from the exons ATGAGCTCGTCTCCGGTCGACGCGTCCGCTTCCGATGCCTCGTCGATGCCCCAGAAGAGATTCTCTAATCTTCGAAGCGTCCGGTGGCGTATTGATCTTGGAGTGCTGCCAAGCTCGCCCCCGGCCTCGATCGATGATATCCGGCGCGTCACCGCGGACACCCGGAGGAG ATATGCTAATCTGAGGCATCGTCTTCTGATAGATCATCATTCCCCTAAAAATGGGAAAGCATCTCCTGATCTTACTGTGGACAATCCTCTATCACAAAATCCAG ATAGCAATTGGGGTCGGTTTTTCAGTTATGCTGAGCTGGGGAAAATGATCGACCAAGATTTGTCTAGGTTATATCCTGAGCATAGTGGCTACTTTCACACTCCTATATGCCAGGCATTGCTTAGAAGGGTATTGCTGTTATGGTGTCTGCGGCATCCAGAGTATGGATATCGACAAG GAATGCATGAATTATTGGCTCCTCTAGTCTATGTGCTTCATTTTGATCTGGATCACCTAACTCAAGTGCAAAAGCTTTATGAAGATCTTTTTAGTGATGAATTTGACAAAATCTCCTTCCCTGAAGGCGACTTTCTCTCTAGTCACAGGATTAGAAGAGTAAACAACTGGGAGTCTGGGATTGAAATAGAGAATAATCTTTACAAAATATGCAATGACCATAGTCTGGATGAACTTGATCCTGATACCAGGGAAATGCTTTTGCTGAGTGATTCTTATGGAGCAGAAGGTGAGTTGGGAGTTATTTTATCTGAAAGGTTTATGGAACATGATGCTTATTTCATGTTCGAGAATTTAATGTTTGGAGCCCAAGGTGTGGTTTCCATGGCAAGTTTTTTCTCTCCTGTAGCTGGATCCAATTCAAATTTACCTCCTGTCATTGAAGCCTCATCAGCATTATATTATCTACTATCAAATGTGGATTCTTCTCTTCATAGCCATCTTGTTGAGCTTGAGGTGGAACCTCAATACTTTGCCCTTCGATGGTTACGTGTTCTGTTTGGACGAGAGTTTTGCCTTGATGATCTTTTGGTGATTTGGGATGAACTATTTTATTCTTCGAATAGTAGATACATAGACAATGATGTGGAATTCAACTTTGAGGTTTTATGTTCTCCTCGAGGAGCATTTATTGCAGCTTTGGCAGTCTCAATGCTTCTCTATGTACGATCTTCGCTTTTAGCCACTGAAACTGCAACCACTTGCCTCCAACGATTACTAAGTTTTCCACAGAACCCTGATATGAAGAAACTTATAGAGCAGGCAAAATCACTGCAGGTGCTTGCTCTTGAATCAAACATATTGTCCTCGCCATGCCAAACATATTCAAACAAGAATCAGCTCATGATCAGTAGAGGTTACAGTCTTCCATCAGCTTCAGCTTTGGCTAAGACTTCACTTAATGTAATACCAGATAGATATTGGGAAGAGCAATGGAGGGTGTTGCATAAGGATGAAGAACTCAGAAAACAGAGCAATGGTCACTCGAGTtcaagtggaattatgaaaaagaTTTTGACTAAAAGATTAAGTTTCTCTAGGACAAATTCGGAACCCTTCGAGGGGAATAATGCTCATGCTCTGTCTTCTGTTAGGCGAAGACTTTTTGGTGATTCATCTGTAGTTATTGAAGTTGCCAAAGACCATGTTAAATCTGAATGTAATGAGTCTCCTGTTATTTCAGACAACTTAAATGTTGGAAAAGGTTTTCCAGAGGAATTGGCCGATCAAAGGACCTCCAATTGCATGGTTGAAGAAACACTTTTGAGTGGTCATAATGCGTTGGTGGTTTCCACACCTACTAGTCCGCATGACATAGGTAATGACCATGAAAATGAGTCAGAGAAAAGCAGTATCACTTCAAATTCATTTCTTGGTGATAATGATGAGGAAACAATTAGCATGGAGGAGTCTTGTAGtcaaaataagcaagatgaagaaTCAACTAATATGGAGGAGCCTTGTTGTCAAAATCTCGACAAACAGTTGGCCCAAGATGCTGAAGCCACTTCATCTGGCGATGTTGACTCTATACCAGAACAAATAGCAGCTCCAAAGGACCGGAAACCATTTGCAGGTAAATTTCAGTGGTTATGGAGGTTTGGTAGAGGCTCTAAAGAAGAAAATCAAGAGTCAAAAATATCACAAAATGCTGGACATATAGAAAAGGATAGCTTTGACATTTCACATTGTGATGGAACCTATACTTCCTGTGGAATAAATAAGAGGACTGAAGTGGGAGATAAGAAAGTGATGGACACTATAAGGAATCTTGGGCAGTCCATGCTTGAGCATATTCAG GTGATTGAGACAGTTTTCCAGCAAGATAAGAGCAAATTTGACTCATTTGATAACTTATCAAACAACATTCTTGGAGGCAAAGGTCAGGGTACAGCTATAGCAGCTTTGAAGGAGCTACGGAAGATCAGTAGTTTACTTCGAGAAATGTAA